In Cercospora beticola chromosome 3, complete sequence, the following proteins share a genomic window:
- a CDS encoding uncharacterized protein (SMCOG1199:NmrA family protein~antiSMASH:Cluster_8): MSVSRTIAIVGASGHLGKEVAGSLLSSTFRQSYGNVLLLTRDRGDSQVAATPDGAETRRFSNDELADALQGVDVLISTVGPTGHSFKDTLVDAIAQSSVKLYIPSEFGVDHTVHDFSQPEWDHKKHHDALVRARLQKTKVCRIYDGLFLEDSLGPWFGMDVKRGIFHSVGSADSPISFATKADVGKVVAQLARMPYDEVPPHLRISGDALSMRQIAKVLEDAGSSPIAVKEIELNEYKRRAIAENVPDPMKYLRFLMGEGKINHTESGLGNDNELVNPGQSLWKWKTVSEYAKEVNGRPWADYDWPAEGTD, from the coding sequence ATGTCTGTATCGCGTACCATAGCAATTGTTGGCGCAAGCGGACACCTCGGGAAGGAAGTCGCGGGGTCCCTCTTATCGTCCACTTTTCGCCAGAGCTATGGAAACGTTCTCCTTCTGACACGGGACCGAGGCGACTCGCAAGTCGCAGCTACTCCGGACGGCGCTGAAACACGGCGCTTCTCCAACGATGAATTGGCGGATGCGCTCCAAGGAGTGGATGTGTTGATTAGCACGGTCGGTCCAACAGGACACAGCTTCAAGGACACTCTGGTCGATGCAATTGCACAGTCCAGTGTCAAGCTGTACATCCCCTCAGAGTTTGGAGTCGACCATACAGTCCATGATTTCTCGCAGCCTGAGTGGGATCATAAGAAGCATCATGACGCATTGGTGAGAGCTCGCCTCCAGAAGACGAAAGTGTGTCGGATCTATGATGGGCTATTCCTTGAAGATAGTCTTGGACCTTGGTTTGGAATGGACGTCAAGCGTGGTATCTTCCACAGTGTTGGCTCTGCAGACTCACCAATATCTTTCGCTACGAAGGCCGATGTCGGCAAGGTCGTGGCTCAGCTTGCTAGAATGCCATACGATGAGGTACCCCCGCATCTGCGCATCAGCGGCGATGCGTTGAGTATGAGGCAGATTGCGAAGGTTCTTGAGGATGCTGGGTCTTCTCCGATTGCCGTCAAGGAGATTGAGCTCAACGAGTACAAGCGTCGAGCAATTGCTGAGAATGTGCCAGATCCAATGAAGTACCTGCGGTTCTTGATGGGAGAGGGCAAGATCAATCATACGGAATCTGGTTTGGGCAACGATAATGAGCTCGTCAATCCTGGACAATCTctgtggaagtggaagaccGTTTCCGAGTATGCAAAGGAGGTGAATGGGAGACCTTGGGCCGATTATGATTGGCCTGCCGAAGGGACTGATTAG
- a CDS encoding uncharacterized protein (antiSMASH:Cluster_8), translating to MHTLVLLTTALATLTWARDPVELKPFDFDPDYELDNSDCKASEDLKSYCPKDSTFCVSNAHYGVLCEDDEGNYYEPPNDGPDYHACDLEEAEGKKNIVSFTSVLTDLPKHMASH from the exons ATGCACACTCTTGTCCTCCTTACCACTGCACTCGCGACGCTCACCTGGGCTAGAGACCCAGTTGAATTGAAGCCATTCGACTTCGACCCAGACTATGAGCTCGACAATAGTGACTGTAAAGCTTCGGAGGACCTGAAGTCTTAC TGTCCAAAGGATTCAACATTTTGCGTCAGCAATGCCCACTACGGTGTGCTCTGTGAAGATGACGAAGGGAACTACTATGAACCTCCCAACGATGGACCTGATTATCATGCATGCGActtggaagaagctgaaggaaaAAAAAATATCGTAAGCTTCACATCTGTTCTCACAGACCTCCCAAAGCACATGGCCTCGCACTGA